From Helicobacter macacae MIT 99-5501, a single genomic window includes:
- a CDS encoding DEAD/DEAH box helicase family protein: MKKLNKQQKSLSKSVAKKLVLNEIIKEHYKDFDEFLRELEFGTFSYSITLQDYQQAALKNALIALKLYIGDTEDNHKNLRDIERFQDNALSLLNAYHTYQKQNLMPQIKRSEINRASFWMATGSGKTIVMIKLIALLGGLSQKGVIPKKPIMLLAPNDKILEQFRAQIESYNAFNAKQITPIELKDFERAQSSGSLFGEVVVYIARSDLLDTAENVGKDAKAKRLNYRNFLSQSGWYILLDEAHKGDSKDSVRKSYFNALASGMRSNGEILRNNDFARGFIFNFSATFEDELDLSTCAFNYNLERFNNDGYGKNIAVLDSDLRSFRDKGDEKTQREKIIESFVLFCAIKQSKDKLFGKFSEYESLQTMPLLYHNPLIIAVSDKVNTKEAGVKLYFEAILQILANDIDISTIAQNLATKLKDANMYFAQNELSEAFLDIVRSVDSKAVRESVFYASGISSVEACKIKGNDKELAFKSKNANKPFMLLNIGSTKEWEKHYLQSLGVESGEDLGLSYFGSINDNTSPINIMMGSKVFNEGWDSNRVNLICFINIGSKNAKKYVLQTIGRGVRIEPFANVRQRLEKAYIDIAIKENLAPLCVGVETLFIMASDYSAIEAILQGIEVFRTSGSIKGFKVRRDFSPLLVPTYKEGQKHNEIYGISKVDLENLQEYVKSYDEDILLLCGGASSVDMGLHTIAKIRANEGFEVRGNKEVLCSSNAFVVIDRFFHAKKKEFSKFVNLDGEICHFERFTSTLDEMVINEINKKIKELVSSSTSTKSEAQLMEEVKQGKISIEQYTKAIKSNASKSTQCEVYGYKLDSSLSKHYYNPLIIDEKGASSEKASIVYAIRHSSEVEFLRDLQGYILREDSALKDCEWCFCRLVENIDEIYIPYFDESAQEMRRFYPDFIFWIKRGSEFDIVFIDPKGISLAPQNAENKAQGFRDIFENIDLTYQGQNVRVKLVYYNKNGTTNANLKEYVRGDIDEIFS, from the coding sequence ATGAAAAAACTAAACAAACAACAAAAATCCCTAAGCAAGTCTGTGGCTAAAAAACTTGTGCTAAATGAAATCATCAAAGAGCATTATAAGGATTTTGATGAGTTTTTGCGTGAGTTAGAATTTGGCACATTTTCTTACTCTATCACACTCCAAGACTACCAACAAGCCGCGCTAAAAAATGCCCTAATCGCTCTAAAACTCTATATAGGCGATACAGAGGACAATCACAAAAATTTGCGCGATATAGAGCGATTCCAAGACAATGCGCTTAGCCTTTTGAATGCCTATCACACATACCAAAAGCAAAACCTTATGCCACAAATAAAGCGAAGCGAGATAAACCGCGCAAGTTTTTGGATGGCAACAGGTAGTGGCAAAACTATTGTAATGATAAAACTTATCGCCTTGCTAGGTGGCTTAAGCCAAAAAGGCGTGATTCCCAAAAAGCCCATAATGCTACTTGCGCCAAATGATAAGATTTTGGAGCAGTTTAGAGCGCAGATAGAAAGCTATAATGCCTTTAACGCTAAGCAAATAACGCCTATTGAGCTAAAAGACTTTGAGAGAGCGCAATCTAGCGGGAGTTTGTTTGGTGAGGTGGTGGTGTATATCGCTAGGAGTGATTTGCTAGACACGGCTGAAAATGTCGGCAAAGACGCAAAGGCAAAGCGACTAAATTATAGAAATTTCCTTTCCCAAAGCGGGTGGTATATCCTGCTAGATGAAGCACACAAAGGCGATAGTAAGGACTCCGTGCGAAAAAGCTACTTCAATGCTTTGGCAAGTGGAATGCGCTCAAATGGCGAGATTTTGCGCAATAATGACTTTGCGCGTGGATTTATATTTAATTTTAGTGCGACATTTGAAGATGAGCTAGATTTGAGCACTTGCGCATTTAACTATAATTTAGAGCGATTCAATAATGACGGCTATGGCAAAAATATCGCCGTGCTTGATAGTGATTTGCGCTCATTTAGAGACAAAGGCGATGAGAAAACACAAAGAGAGAAAATCATAGAAAGTTTTGTGCTATTTTGCGCGATAAAACAAAGCAAAGATAAACTTTTTGGCAAATTTAGCGAGTATGAATCGTTGCAAACAATGCCTTTGCTATATCACAATCCTTTGATAATCGCTGTAAGTGATAAAGTAAATACCAAAGAAGCGGGAGTGAAGCTCTATTTTGAGGCGATTTTGCAGATTTTGGCAAATGATATAGACATAAGCACAATCGCGCAAAATCTAGCCACAAAGCTAAAAGATGCAAATATGTATTTCGCTCAAAATGAGCTAAGTGAGGCGTTTTTAGACATTGTGCGTAGTGTGGATAGCAAGGCTGTGAGGGAGAGTGTGTTTTATGCGAGTGGGATTTCTAGCGTGGAAGCGTGCAAAATCAAAGGCAATGATAAAGAACTCGCTTTTAAAAGCAAAAATGCAAATAAACCCTTTATGCTACTTAATATCGGTAGCACAAAAGAGTGGGAAAAGCACTATTTGCAATCACTTGGTGTGGAGAGTGGAGAGGATTTGGGATTAAGCTATTTTGGTAGCATAAATGATAACACTTCGCCTATCAACATAATGATGGGTAGCAAAGTCTTTAACGAGGGGTGGGATAGCAACCGCGTGAATCTCATCTGCTTTATAAACATAGGCTCAAAAAATGCCAAAAAATATGTCCTGCAAACTATCGGGCGAGGTGTGCGAATCGAGCCTTTTGCAAATGTGCGCCAAAGGCTAGAAAAAGCATATATAGACATAGCTATAAAAGAAAATCTGGCTCCGCTATGCGTGGGAGTGGAGACACTTTTTATAATGGCGAGTGATTATAGTGCGATAGAGGCGATACTACAGGGGATAGAGGTATTTAGGACAAGTGGGAGCATAAAGGGGTTTAAGGTTAGGCGTGATTTTTCGCCACTGCTCGTGCCGACATACAAAGAGGGGCAAAAGCACAATGAAATCTACGGAATTTCTAAGGTGGATTTGGAAAATCTGCAAGAGTATGTAAAAAGCTATGATGAGGATATTTTGCTACTTTGTGGTGGGGCAAGTAGTGTGGATATGGGACTACACACTATCGCAAAAATCCGCGCAAATGAGGGCTTTGAAGTGAGGGGTAATAAAGAGGTTTTGTGCTCTAGTAATGCTTTTGTGGTGATTGATAGGTTTTTTCACGCGAAGAAAAAAGAGTTTAGCAAATTCGTGAATCTAGATGGCGAAATCTGCCATTTTGAGAGATTCACAAGCACACTTGATGAAATGGTAATCAATGAAATAAACAAAAAAATCAAAGAGCTAGTAAGCAGTAGCACAAGCACCAAAAGCGAAGCACAGCTAATGGAGGAAGTAAAGCAGGGCAAAATCAGCATAGAGCAATACACAAAAGCCATAAAATCAAATGCAAGCAAATCCACACAATGCGAAGTGTATGGCTACAAGCTAGATTCTAGCCTATCAAAGCACTACTACAATCCACTCATAATCGATGAAAAAGGCGCAAGTAGCGAAAAGGCAAGTATCGTGTATGCTATAAGACATAGCAGTGAAGTGGAGTTTTTGCGTGATTTGCAGGGCTATATCTTGCGTGAGGATAGTGCGCTAAAAGATTGTGAGTGGTGCTTTTGTCGTTTGGTAGAAAATATCGATGAAATCTATATCCCCTACTTTGATGAGAGCGCGCAAGAAATGAGGAGATTTTACCCTGACTTTATCTTTTGGATTAAGCGGGGAAGTGAGTTTGACATAGTGTTTATAGAC
- a CDS encoding DUF1561 family protein, translating into MKKSLHKSLLLVFVLIAFSACSKDYNIPQIPDTHPQVQSLLDTSTKKAKKEYDEKYDYLERDGFKFAPHDSALTQYLAKNPQKNRRIYTKAKPTLLTTPALTQPLMQLPPDFNLGAWEQRLLQIINTTSRDSAFQSQGICGVCMLQSYQIIAEFMHYHNSPLTSGGYFFDTAPNTNPFTSFQQRHSILHDTLADIEDYYAIPTTAASSVFLNSMNTAIASSISMLPQYDWSLFGVSANTQGITDLIDRLFRDSRRGDMYLAFLLLFLPERETIMGHTVVILRTNEGIVMIPTNIRALSLDALRRYMQVATNTAELRARLTARARGRTSILAGLGLLQVREAPNLPFASALSFSDCVGEGDDRRGNNALPSAATLNQCASGRCNQ; encoded by the coding sequence ATGAAAAAATCATTGCATAAATCTTTGTTGCTTGTGTTTGTGCTAATTGCATTTAGCGCGTGCAGCAAAGATTATAATATTCCACAAATCCCTGATACCCACCCACAAGTGCAATCTCTGCTTGATACTAGCACGAAAAAGGCAAAGAAAGAGTATGATGAGAAATATGATTATTTGGAGCGCGATGGATTTAAATTTGCCCCGCACGATTCTGCACTCACACAATATCTAGCCAAAAATCCGCAAAAAAATCGCAGAATCTACACCAAAGCCAAACCCACGCTTTTAACAACACCTGCTTTAACTCAACCTCTAATGCAGCTACCGCCAGATTTTAATCTAGGCGCGTGGGAGCAGAGGCTTTTGCAAATCATAAATACCACAAGCCGCGACTCTGCGTTTCAGTCGCAAGGCATTTGCGGTGTGTGTATGCTACAATCCTATCAAATAATCGCAGAATTTATGCACTATCACAACTCTCCTCTCACAAGCGGTGGATATTTTTTTGATACTGCACCAAATACCAATCCATTTACAAGTTTTCAGCAACGGCATTCTATACTGCACGATACTTTGGCAGATATTGAGGATTATTATGCGATTCCCACAACCGCAGCTTCAAGCGTATTTCTAAACTCTATGAATACCGCAATAGCTAGCTCTATTTCTATGCTTCCGCAGTATGATTGGAGTTTATTTGGTGTAAGCGCAAATACGCAAGGCATAACAGACTTGATAGATAGGCTATTTCGAGATAGCAGGAGAGGGGATATGTATCTTGCGTTTTTATTGCTATTTTTACCAGAGCGCGAGACGATAATGGGGCATACCGTGGTTATTTTGCGCACGAATGAAGGCATTGTAATGATTCCCACAAATATACGCGCTCTCTCGCTTGACGCGCTTCGGCGATATATGCAGGTAGCGACTAATACCGCTGAACTACGCGCGAGGCTTACTGCTAGGGCGAGAGGGCGCACTTCAATCCTAGCAGGGCTAGGGCTACTTCAAGTAAGAGAAGCGCCGAATCTGCCATTTGCTAGTGCGCTTTCTTTTAGTGATTGTGTAGGCGAGGGAGATGATAGGCGTGGGAATAACGCACTCCCTAGCGCAGCTACGCTAAATCAATGTGCTAGTGGCAGGTGCAATCAATAA
- a CDS encoding site-specific DNA-methyltransferase: MDYKKAFYSKLEDCYLGAKVKEASANKEIKWAKESNTNSAFANSQASSNDSSTKSGFTNLLHIKEQYFTHIKAHLESRIKSLIGNDTIESNDIYNKLYTFFDSYLNETGTPFFTDTPIYKNIYAKIYSNSKDTSLFYKTQNLYYVKSDTLYQSLILQDNAEKDSKSRFSIFFDASEYKQNADNSKNKVLFKLDCITNGALNSAQNPTHPLAPSAEGGGTIELHSASEGEQEDNLSIPQITIKVTNQKDLFPDSFNVFKSNSNEFSDDFIKALSDNDLLPKKPTDSHIESLKKLFSSYKKQNEIDFFIHKNAKEFLQEQFDLWMFSYLYKDSAFQQWEAVSIKRLQNVKNLAYEIIDFIAAFEEELKAIWLKPKFAKNTQYVFSIDTILSNATNANALLANIFSDSHFESQVKEWKELNLVDEDFAISSLQETVANSPSFAEGDRGWVSQYKFLPIDTKYLSKESRFALLSAFSDLESLLNGELIKSDNFQVLNSIMPKYQGKIDLIYIDPPFNLGENASFDYKVNFKDSTWASLLDSRLELANQILSNKGSIFVRCDYNGNFIVRSLLNNIFGEDNFINEIVVSKSAKLTETIKKYHSGSDSLFFFGKTNDYIFNVQGIQREERKWRDMHLPGERWSPIPNDYIHLFSQGNLVVKNGKYTSKARIILGKELLPPNGRHWALSQETIFELEKRSEIRLIDGNPKTQESDIKKLTSNWTDWVGYSSDWGFQTENHEKVLQRAILTGSNKNSTILDFFAGSGTTCAVALKLGRKFVGVEMGEHFYKVVLPRLKKVIAGFASGISKEVDYKGGGVFRYYELESYEEALANCEYVLNPPSLSTSGDKWGGCSIIDYRKSRKLIKELNKECDKPITLNMGGYRAEFDIFQTIANLMGWKIKRLFLDKTHPLTPSAREGESIEVESCEYSNGEILNVQSINIAKYPKLKTLIFWDKE, encoded by the coding sequence ATGGACTACAAAAAGGCATTTTATAGTAAGCTAGAGGATTGCTATCTTGGAGCGAAAGTCAAAGAAGCGAGTGCAAACAAAGAAATCAAATGGGCAAAAGAATCAAATACAAATAGCGCGTTTGCAAATAGCCAAGCAAGTAGCAACGATAGCTCCACCAAAAGTGGCTTTACAAACCTACTTCATATCAAAGAGCAGTATTTCACGCATATCAAAGCACACTTAGAATCGCGCATAAAATCCCTCATCGGCAATGACACCATAGAATCAAATGACATTTATAACAAACTCTACACATTTTTTGACAGCTACCTAAATGAGACAGGCACGCCGTTTTTTACCGACACGCCTATTTATAAAAACATTTATGCCAAAATTTATAGCAACTCCAAAGACACAAGCCTTTTTTACAAAACCCAAAATCTCTACTATGTCAAAAGCGACACGCTCTATCAAAGCCTTATTTTGCAAGATAATGCAGAAAAAGATAGTAAGAGTAGATTTAGCATATTTTTTGACGCGAGTGAATACAAACAAAACGCCGATAATAGCAAAAATAAGGTGCTTTTTAAGCTTGATTGCATTACAAATGGTGCGTTAAATTCTGCGCAAAATCCTACCCACCCCCTAGCCCCCTCCGCAGAGGGAGGGGGAACAATAGAGTTGCATTCCGCAAGTGAGGGTGAGCAAGAGGATAATTTGTCAATCCCCCAAATCACCATAAAAGTAACCAATCAAAAAGATTTATTTCCAGATTCGTTTAATGTATTTAAATCAAATTCCAATGAATTTAGTGATGATTTTATCAAAGCACTAAGCGATAATGATTTATTACCCAAAAAGCCTACCGATTCGCACATTGAGTCGCTTAAAAAACTCTTTTCGAGCTACAAAAAACAAAACGAAATCGACTTCTTTATCCACAAAAATGCCAAAGAGTTTTTGCAAGAGCAGTTTGATTTGTGGATGTTTAGCTATCTTTACAAAGATAGTGCGTTTCAGCAGTGGGAGGCAGTCTCTATCAAGCGATTGCAAAATGTCAAAAATCTAGCCTATGAGATTATTGACTTTATCGCGGCGTTTGAGGAGGAGCTAAAAGCGATATGGCTTAAACCCAAATTTGCCAAAAATACGCAGTATGTGTTTAGTATCGATACGATTTTATCAAACGCTACAAATGCAAACGCACTTTTGGCAAACATTTTTAGCGACTCACACTTTGAATCACAAGTCAAAGAATGGAAAGAGCTAAATTTAGTAGATGAGGATTTTGCCATCTCATCATTGCAAGAGACCGTAGCCAATTCCCCCTCCTTTGCGGAGGGGGATAGGGGGTGGGTAAGTCAATATAAATTTCTGCCCATTGACACAAAGTATTTAAGCAAAGAGAGTAGATTTGCCTTACTTTCTGCATTTAGCGATTTGGAGTCCTTGCTAAATGGTGAGCTAATAAAAAGCGACAATTTTCAAGTGCTTAATTCTATAATGCCAAAATATCAAGGTAAAATTGATTTGATTTATATCGACCCTCCTTTTAATCTTGGCGAAAATGCTAGTTTTGATTATAAAGTAAATTTTAAAGATTCTACTTGGGCTTCGTTGCTAGATTCTCGTTTGGAATTGGCAAATCAAATTTTAAGCAACAAAGGAAGTATTTTCGTAAGGTGTGATTATAATGGAAATTTTATAGTAAGAAGCTTGTTAAATAACATTTTTGGCGAGGATAATTTTATCAATGAAATTGTAGTAAGCAAATCAGCAAAACTTACAGAAACAATAAAAAAATATCATAGTGGTAGCGATTCGCTTTTCTTTTTTGGAAAAACAAATGATTATATTTTTAATGTTCAGGGCATTCAAAGAGAAGAGAGAAAGTGGAGGGATATGCATTTGCCCGGTGAAAGATGGTCGCCAATCCCAAATGATTATATTCATTTATTTTCGCAAGGTAACTTAGTTGTTAAAAATGGTAAATATACAAGTAAGGCTAGAATTATATTGGGTAAAGAATTATTGCCACCCAATGGTAGGCATTGGGCTTTAAGTCAAGAAACAATTTTTGAATTGGAAAAACGAAGTGAAATTAGATTGATAGACGGCAATCCAAAAACACAAGAAAGTGATATAAAAAAATTGACTTCAAATTGGACAGATTGGGTGGGATATTCTAGTGATTGGGGATTTCAAACAGAGAATCACGAAAAAGTTTTACAAAGGGCTATTTTAACGGGAAGCAATAAAAATTCTACTATTTTAGATTTTTTCGCAGGAAGTGGGACAACTTGTGCTGTGGCTTTAAAATTAGGGCGAAAATTTGTAGGTGTAGAAATGGGCGAACATTTTTATAAAGTGGTGCTACCAAGACTGAAAAAAGTCATAGCAGGATTTGCTAGTGGTATCAGCAAAGAAGTAGATTATAAAGGTGGCGGAGTGTTTAGGTATTATGAATTAGAATCTTACGAAGAGGCTTTGGCAAATTGCGAATATGTGCTAAATCCCCCCTCCCTTAGCACGAGTGGGGATAAATGGGGTGGGTGTAGTATCATCGACTATCGCAAATCACGCAAACTTATAAAAGAGCTAAACAAAGAATGTGATAAACCTATAACGCTAAATATGGGTGGATATAGAGCGGAATTTGATATATTTCAAACTATCGCTAACCTTATGGGGTGGAAAATCAAGCGATTATTTTTGGATAAAACCCACCCCCTAACACCCTCCGCAAGGGAGGGGGAATCTATTGAGGTAGAATCCTGCGAATATAGTAACGGCGAGATTTTAAATGTGCAAAGCATCAACATAGCAAAATACCCAAAGCTAAAAACTTTAATTTTTTGGGATAAGGAGTAA
- a CDS encoding CinA family protein, translating to MQTSPNAKTNTQTPLSKIYFLNMQITDAMTLCGEMLKKCALVCEKDSDICATIYAAQSQNNLEENQARFSEFVVWCKGFFGANVLFGDCLDSIALERLKAQNLMCATAESCTGGLLAYHFTRNAGASAVFLGGVVSYDNSIKQGILGVRESSLQDFGAVSEKVVSEMLHGVIDRFGAQVALASSGIAGPSGGSAQKPVGCVFLGVQKRGEKPLIEQYFFTGTREQIQEQSCQKALEMLLKII from the coding sequence ATGCAAACCTCCCCAAATGCCAAAACAAATACTCAAACACCACTAAGCAAAATCTACTTTCTAAATATGCAAATAACAGATGCTATGACTTTGTGTGGGGAAATGCTAAAAAAATGCGCCCTTGTGTGCGAAAAAGATAGCGATATATGCGCCACTATCTACGCAGCTCAAAGTCAAAACAACCTAGAAGAGAATCAAGCGAGATTTAGTGAGTTTGTCGTGTGGTGCAAGGGGTTTTTTGGTGCAAATGTCCTTTTTGGAGATTGCCTAGACTCTATCGCTTTGGAGCGACTAAAAGCCCAAAACCTTATGTGCGCTACCGCAGAGAGTTGCACAGGCGGGCTTTTAGCCTATCATTTTACGCGAAATGCTGGGGCTTCTGCGGTGTTTTTGGGCGGAGTGGTAAGCTATGATAATTCCATAAAGCAGGGGATTTTGGGCGTGAGAGAATCAAGCCTGCAAGACTTTGGTGCAGTAAGCGAAAAAGTAGTAAGCGAAATGCTACACGGAGTGATAGATAGATTTGGCGCACAAGTAGCACTAGCTAGCTCTGGCATAGCTGGTCCTAGCGGCGGAAGCGCACAAAAGCCTGTGGGGTGTGTGTTTTTGGGTGTGCAAAAGCGTGGCGAAAAGCCCCTCATAGAGCAGTATTTTTTCACAGGCACTAGGGAGCAAATCCAAGAGCAATCTTGCCAAAAAGCCCTAGAAATGCTACTAAAAATCATATAA
- the ppk2 gene encoding polyphosphate kinase 2 codes for MSEKKETKKAITVRPESVKTNAKDVFKKKTGRLKREFYENEIQKLQVELLKLQNWVKKNNKKIVIILEGRDAAGKGGTIKALTEHLNQRGFRIVALAKPTEVEKTQWYFTRYIGSLPSGGEIVFFDRSWYNRAGVERVMGFCTPEEYRQFIYQVSSLEQMLIASGTMIFKYFLDVSRDEQKFRIKRRKTDPLRMWKLSPIDSKSLDLWNEYTAVFEKMFSRTHTPYAPWIIVDSNDKKAARINLARDLLSKIDYEGKDPSSVCLLPDPAILHPYSQAPQA; via the coding sequence ATGTCAGAAAAAAAAGAAACAAAAAAGGCAATTACGGTTCGCCCAGAATCCGTAAAAACAAACGCTAAAGATGTGTTTAAGAAAAAAACGGGGCGTCTAAAAAGGGAGTTTTATGAAAACGAAATCCAAAAACTCCAAGTCGAGCTACTTAAGCTCCAAAATTGGGTAAAGAAAAACAATAAAAAAATCGTCATTATCCTAGAGGGACGCGATGCAGCAGGAAAAGGCGGGACGATAAAAGCTCTAACAGAGCATCTAAATCAGCGTGGATTTCGTATCGTAGCACTTGCTAAGCCAACAGAAGTAGAAAAAACACAATGGTATTTCACGCGCTACATAGGCTCTCTACCAAGCGGTGGGGAAATCGTGTTTTTTGATAGGAGTTGGTATAATCGTGCTGGTGTGGAAAGGGTTATGGGATTTTGCACGCCTGAAGAGTATCGTCAATTTATCTACCAAGTCTCTAGCCTAGAGCAAATGCTTATCGCAAGCGGGACAATGATATTTAAGTATTTCTTAGATGTTTCACGAGATGAGCAAAAATTCCGCATAAAAAGGCGAAAGACAGACCCACTACGAATGTGGAAACTAAGCCCGATAGATTCCAAATCGCTTGATTTATGGAATGAATACACAGCAGTGTTTGAAAAAATGTTTTCACGCACGCATACGCCTTATGCGCCGTGGATTATCGTGGACTCTAATGACAAAAAAGCAGCGAGGATAAATCTTGCTCGAGATTTGCTAAGCAAAATCGACTATGAGGGCAAAGACCCATCAAGCGTGTGCTTGCTCCCAGACCCTGCGATACTTCACCCATACTCACAAGCTCCACAAGCCTAA
- the pflA gene encoding pyruvate formate-lyase-activating protein → MKTLILQDFLNRYKDIKARVHSMESFGGSDGPGVRFVLFLQGCRLRCLYCHNPDTWDTHSGQEMNLKDILKKILPYKKFYQNGGVTISGGEPLLQSEFLYDFLVALKVLGFHSAIDTSGIVPLKKSKKCIDEAGMLLLDIKEVDERDCVALTGASGENALKTLHYCEDTGKPVWVRYVCVPNYTLSTAKIHALGKILQGLKCVQLVQLLPFHQLGAHKYAQLGLPYKLATLPTPTNEAMQEAKGILTGYGVVV, encoded by the coding sequence ATGAAAACACTGATTTTACAAGACTTCCTAAACCGCTACAAAGACATAAAAGCCCGCGTGCATTCTATGGAGAGCTTCGGTGGGAGCGATGGTCCGGGCGTGCGCTTTGTGTTATTTCTACAAGGCTGTCGCCTGCGCTGTCTCTACTGCCACAATCCTGACACTTGGGACACTCACAGCGGGCAAGAGATGAATCTAAAAGACATTCTTAAAAAGATTTTGCCCTATAAAAAATTCTACCAAAATGGCGGGGTAACGATTTCTGGAGGCGAGCCACTGCTGCAAAGCGAGTTTTTATATGATTTTTTGGTCGCACTTAAAGTGCTTGGATTTCACAGCGCGATAGACACTAGCGGGATTGTCCCGCTTAAGAAGTCCAAAAAGTGCATAGATGAGGCAGGTATGCTCCTACTAGACATAAAGGAGGTAGATGAGCGCGACTGCGTAGCCCTCACGGGTGCTAGCGGGGAAAACGCGCTAAAAACGCTCCACTACTGCGAGGATACAGGCAAACCCGTGTGGGTGCGCTATGTGTGTGTGCCAAACTATACTCTAAGCACAGCCAAAATCCACGCACTAGGCAAAATCTTGCAAGGGCTAAAGTGCGTGCAACTAGTCCAACTCCTGCCATTTCATCAGCTAGGAGCGCACAAATACGCACAACTAGGCTTGCCCTACAAGCTAGCAACACTCCCCACACCCACAAATGAGGCAATGCAAGAAGCAAAGGGGATTTTGACAGGTTATGGGGTGGTGGTGTGA
- a CDS encoding DUF1561 family protein, whose translation MLQKSSLAIFALLFVSLFFASCSLHNKPSNQSSQNKRTQGQTLKALGATPNLSSPRQLPPDNPKDTPIAVRVQGNAKWCYAPQFSASAQNYSYMALISCSRDEALKARYDVLSRLAYYINNTWVCITAPGSVFSSLREADMLYLSPCVINDERQQWKIKNGQFWSVDERYSIKDDGDFLYAAWAFDEKYNEHSLDSSMLEWEKTIAPAGTLNFGFLLSWEEKSVKYYVRNDSSSTEKYPLYYNVESGHIASYDAFVPQLNCMYSNLSGGDWDWVVWGKCDDTKPPKENKAFFKPVLIGEKKVALKDRNGNYLRVTHYGIHWGVPYLAKPSYIPKDSANAASSEFIISREFQDWLALISANEGDNLPFCPAPGDPRPD comes from the coding sequence ATGCTACAAAAATCTTCATTAGCGATTTTTGCGCTACTCTTTGTGTCGCTATTTTTTGCTTCTTGCTCGCTTCATAACAAACCTAGCAATCAGTCTAGCCAAAATAAGCGCACTCAAGGACAAACACTAAAAGCACTAGGAGCTACGCCAAATCTATCTTCGCCTAGACAGCTCCCGCCAGATAATCCCAAAGACACTCCCATAGCCGTGCGGGTGCAGGGCAATGCCAAATGGTGCTATGCACCGCAATTCTCTGCTAGTGCGCAAAACTACTCGTATATGGCACTTATAAGCTGTTCGCGTGATGAAGCACTCAAAGCCCGTTATGATGTCCTATCTCGCCTAGCCTACTACATAAATAACACTTGGGTGTGTATAACCGCGCCCGGCTCGGTGTTTAGCTCACTTAGAGAAGCTGATATGCTATACCTTAGCCCTTGTGTAATCAATGATGAAAGACAGCAGTGGAAAATCAAAAATGGGCAGTTTTGGAGTGTCGATGAGCGATATAGCATAAAAGATGATGGGGATTTTCTCTACGCGGCGTGGGCTTTTGATGAGAAATACAATGAACACAGCCTTGATTCTAGTATGCTTGAGTGGGAAAAGACAATCGCTCCAGCGGGGACGCTTAATTTTGGATTTTTGCTATCTTGGGAAGAAAAAAGCGTGAAATACTATGTGCGAAATGACTCCTCCTCAACGGAAAAATACCCTTTGTATTACAATGTAGAGAGTGGGCATATTGCTAGCTATGATGCGTTTGTGCCACAGCTAAATTGTATGTATTCTAATCTTAGTGGCGGAGATTGGGATTGGGTAGTGTGGGGGAAATGTGATGATACAAAGCCACCTAAAGAAAATAAGGCATTTTTCAAACCCGTGCTAATCGGCGAGAAAAAGGTAGCCTTGAAAGATAGAAATGGAAATTACTTACGCGTAACGCATTATGGGATTCATTGGGGTGTGCCCTACCTTGCTAAGCCATCATATATCCCAAAAGATAGTGCAAACGCAGCTAGCTCAGAGTTTATCATCTCTAGGGAATTCCAAGATTGGTTAGCACTAATTAGCGCAAATGAGGGGGATAATCTGCCGTTTTGTCCGGCTCCTGGCGACCCTAGACCTGATTAG